A region from the Lolium perenne isolate Kyuss_39 chromosome 4, Kyuss_2.0, whole genome shotgun sequence genome encodes:
- the LOC127332257 gene encoding uncharacterized protein: MAGEAAAARGRKARNFATFRLFPRDGAAGPDDRVFVRVDNNAYTIPGFGDDQDPSLSPTAAADQFPSSTSGPLPDHVRQQILELGLPDDGYNYLLHLRELRPAAAAAASSFVPSHTTRPEPLPLDVKAYDASKVRVASGKAQEELDEGRTMCKVAAKTAPVRRVGKAIDPDVARLLDESDDEGLEEDFVIMANQAEGDEVDDEEEEEGGGVFSDVEDDEGFDDEESEPRQRVPRLLDEQFDLLALEEYGDSDDDDGGVRDGEHELPNEVIDELKLFHNQNVCNDEGYRTPGDFVRRKLDTTTAEEVDESANVIQKCAEYAEKYLNDPAQDEEVVLVSESSDESEVWDCESIVSTYSNLDNHPGKIQAPRKPRNLLPKVFPGETATTKDIIKLHGKEKLPVDYLPQRKRKSEKEKKPKPAEAEPEAPDTEYFKKVVQKETKDEKKARKSAVKEEKREARKAKKELKELYKFETQKAQKVAAVTGPSSIRLK, translated from the exons atggcAGGAGAAGCAGCAGCAGCCCGCGGCCGCAAGGCCCGCAACTTCGCGACCTTCCGCCTCTTCCCCCGCGACGGTGCCGCCGGCCCCGACGACCGCGTCTTCGTCCGCGTCGACAACAACGCCTACACCATCCCCGGCTTCGGCGACGACCAGGACCCTTCCCTCTCCCCCACCGCTGCCGCCGACCAATTCCCTTCCTCCACCTCTGGCCCACTCCCCGACCACGTCCGCCAGCAGATCCTCGAGCTCGGCCTCCCCGACGACGGCTACAACTACCTTCTCCATCTCCGCGAGctccgccccgccgccgccgccgccgcctcctccttcgTCCCCAGCCACACCACCCGCCCCGAGCCACTCCCCCTCGACGTGAAG GCGTATGATGCAAGCAAGGTGCGAGTTGCTTCCGGCAAGGCCCAGGAAGAGCTGGACGAGGGGAGGACCATGTGTAAGGTGGCCGCAAAGACTGCACCCGTGAGGCGTGTTGGGAAGGCCATCGACCCTGACGTTGCAAGGTTGCTCGATGAGAGCGATGATGAGGGTCTGGAGGAGGATTTTGTCATCATGGCCAACCAAGCCGAAGGGGATGAGGTGGacgatgaagaggaggaagagggtgGTGGTGTGTTCAGTGATGTGGAAGATGATGAGGGGTTCGACGATGAAGAGAGTGAGCCCAGGCAGAGGGTGCCAAGGCTGCTGGATGAACAGTTTGATTTG CTTGCTTTGGAAGAATATGGAgatagtgatgatgatgatggaggtgTTAGAGATGGGGAGCATGAATTGCCAAACGAGGTTATAGATGAGTTGAAATTGTTCCACAATCAAAATGTATGCAACGATGAAGGATACAGAACGCCAGGAGATTTTGTTCGTAGAAAGCTTGACACAACCACCGCAGAGGAGGTGGATGAATCTGCTAATGTGATCCAGAAGTGTGCCGAGTATGCTGAAAAGTATTTAAATGACCCCGCACAAGATGAAGAGGTCGTGCTTGTTTCAGAAAGCAGTGATGAGTCTGAGGTTTGGGACTGtgagtccattgtttccacctacTCTAACTTGGACAATCACCCTGGAAAAATTCAAGCTCCAAGAAAACCTAGAAATCTGCTTCCCAAAGTTTTCCCTGGGGAAACAGCCACAACGAAAGATATCATCAAGCTTCATGGAAAAGAGAAACTTCCAGTTGATTACCTACCACAGAGGAAAAGAAAGAGTGAAAAGGAGAAGAAACCAAAACCTGCAGAAGCAGAACCAGAAGCTCCAGATACTGAATATTTCAAGAAGGTTGTTCAGAAGGAAACAAAGGATGAAAAGAAAGCAAGAAAG TCTGCTGTAAAAGAAGAGAAAAGAGAAGCCCGGAAAGCAAAGAAAGAGCTCAAAGAACTGTATAAGTTTGAGACACAAAAGGCTCAGAAAGTTGCTGCTGTTACAGGGCCATCTTCCATACGGCTAAA GTAA
- the LOC127328471 gene encoding probable F-box protein At3g22720 translates to MDALAYLPDDVLVAILIRLPARSIARCREVCRAWRSAISHRSFDIAHGERRAAVVKVTMDQCYDYYFDRGYGSLGPTVFTRTTVVLELFRGRWHRRDINPPSSRSLVLRSNLSSVRGSWDGVVCIEVRFNDAARYTFLRADQYVLWNPVTLACATVSPPSDAGEIIGAYSHHSTRRFHLVHASGEIVGHHLATTFRILRVGDAVWREIPLLKEETKMSMPRHHARSVRLHGNLHWLVLRRSESELRLLTFDTTREKFRLMEAPPGRREGQADDVLTRARLGVLSCGKLCTFIVEPSTSSMELWVQDDYEAGPLRLSSWRLKERISLVLPDSSDLSRQFCMDTDVEVVEGVREAEEIFLHHNHRIVGHGSSRIDAYNLGCKKWHMVNVSRSARTLMYRESILQQEVSFGGTSRALSPIVLKGHIRYTLK, encoded by the coding sequence ATGGACGCCCTCGCCTATCTTCCCGACGACGTGCTGGTGGCGATCCTCATCCGTCTGCCGGCCCGCTCCATCGCGCGCTGCCGCGAAGTGTGCAGAGCCTGGCGCTCCGCTATCTCCCACCGGAGCTTCGACATCGCCCACGGTGAACGCCGGGCTGCCGTCGTCAAGGTGACAATGGATCAGTGCTACGATTACTACTTCGACAGGGGGTATGGGTCCCTGGGACCAACGGTTTTCACAAGGACCACCGTCGTCTTGGAGTTGTTCCGTGGCCGCTGGCACCGCCGGGATATAAACCCGCCGTCGAGCCGGTCTCTCGTCCTCAGGTCCAACTTGTCTTCGGTCCGCGGTTCCTGGGACGGGGTGGTGTGCATAGAGGTCCGTTTCAACGACGCGGCGAGGTACACGTTTCTCCGGGCCGACCAGTATGTGCTCTGGAACCCGGTCACATTGGCCTGCGCCACCGTCTCTCCGCCATCCGACGCCGGCGAGATCATCGGCGCCTACTCGCACCACTCAACGAGGCGATTCCACCTCGTCCACGCCTCAGGCGAAATTGTAGGTCATCACCTGGCGACGACCTTCCGGATCTTAAGGGTCGGAGACGCTGTGTGGCGCGAGATTCCCCTCCTCAAGGAAGAGACGAAGATGTCCATGCCCAGACACCACGCCCGCAGCGTCAGGTTACACGGCAACTTGCACTGGCTGGTGCTGCGGCGCTCTGAATCAGAGCTGCGGCTGCTCACGTTCGACACCACACGGGAGAAGTTCCGGCTAATGGAGGCGCCGCCCGGACGCCGAGAGGGGCAAGCGGACGACGTCTTAACAAGGGCTCGGCTGGGTGTGCTGTCCTGCGGCAAGCTCTGCACCTTCATCGTCGAGCCGTCGACGAGCAGCATGGAGTTGTGGGTGCAAGACGACTACGAAGCCGGGCCGCTCAGGCTCAGCAGCTGGCGGCTCAAGGAACGGATCAGCCTGGTCCTGCCGGATAGCTCCGACTTGTCACGGCAGTTCTGCATGGACACCGATGTGGAGGTGGTAGAGGGCGTTCGGGAGGCCGAGGAGATCTTCCTCCACCACAACCACCGAATCGTCGGGCACGGGAGCAGCCGGATCGACGCGTACAACCTCGGATGCAAGAAGTGGCACATGGTGAACGTTTCCCGGTCGGCTCGTACGCTCATGTACAGGGAAAGCATTCTGCAGCAAGAGGTGAGCTTTGGCGGCACGTCAAGGGCTCTTTCTCCCATCGTTTTGAAAGGGCACATACGCTACACATTAAAATAG
- the LOC127328470 gene encoding uncharacterized protein encodes MSSDARVQQLVRRDDLNVSDGSLCKGPDDCLESLDTSSESLRICCRWLQREGPARSWHGVEMHISEEAESMFSCQVGSGLADRLLEGRSPSQIAPALLKFVPARGAKLKTVAAAIQNNSWIADIRGTSDLRAIAEFITPWIIIQNQPTLNYEQDKLS; translated from the exons ATGTCAAGCGATGCCAGGGTGCAGCAATTGGTTAGAAGAGATGATCTTAATGTCTCTGATGGCAGTTTGTGCAAGGGTCCTGATGATTGCTTGGAGAGTCTG GATACATCTTCGGAATCTCTCAGAATTTGTTGTAGGTGGCTGCAGAGAGAAGGACCTGCTCGGTCTTGGCACGGGGTGGAGATGCACATATCGGAGGAAGCAGAGAGTATGTTCAGCTGTCAAGTTGGTAGTGGTTTGGCAGATAGGTTGTTAGAAGGAAGAAGTCCTAGTCAAATTGCTCCAGCTCTGTTAAAGTTTGTTCCTGCAAGGGGAGCCAAACTTAAGACAGTGGCAGCTGCAATACAAAACAATTCTTGGATTGCTGACATTCGAGGAACCTCGGATCTGCGGGCAATTGCTGAATTCATAACCCCGTGGATCATCATTCAGAACCAGCCCACTCTTAACTATGAACAAGATAAATTGTCCTAG